In Leifsonia sp. ZF2019, a genomic segment contains:
- a CDS encoding DMT family transporter, whose product MKVALQFVAMGLIWGASFLFMKVALEGVSFGQVAWARLVFGAITLGVIVLVARSRLPREPIVWLHFTVVAITYCVVPFLLFAWAEQYVSSSLASIYNAVTPITTAILATAAFRVEKLNRDQVLGVAIGVVGVVVVVGPWTVAALSGSLWGQLACLAAVTCYGFSFGYIRRFISHRAIPATTTAFLNIGIAAVIMVLLTPVVAWGPVEFSWPVLLSLLALGMLGTGVVYIWNMNVLRAWGPTATSGVTYVTPVVGVALGILVLGEHLSWNEPVGALIVLAGILLTQQRVRIFSRRQAELAGQRNA is encoded by the coding sequence GTGAAGGTCGCTCTGCAGTTCGTCGCCATGGGGCTCATCTGGGGCGCCAGCTTCCTGTTCATGAAGGTCGCGCTCGAGGGCGTCTCCTTCGGCCAGGTCGCCTGGGCGCGACTCGTGTTCGGAGCGATCACGCTCGGAGTCATCGTGCTCGTCGCCCGGAGCCGGCTGCCGCGGGAGCCGATCGTCTGGCTGCACTTCACAGTGGTCGCGATCACCTACTGCGTCGTCCCGTTCCTGCTCTTCGCCTGGGCGGAGCAGTATGTGTCGTCCAGTCTGGCCAGCATCTACAACGCGGTCACGCCGATCACCACCGCCATCCTGGCGACCGCCGCCTTCCGTGTGGAGAAGCTCAACCGCGACCAGGTGCTCGGCGTCGCGATCGGCGTGGTCGGGGTCGTGGTGGTCGTCGGCCCGTGGACCGTCGCCGCGCTCAGCGGCAGCCTGTGGGGCCAGCTCGCGTGCCTGGCCGCGGTCACCTGCTACGGCTTCAGCTTCGGCTACATCCGACGGTTCATCAGCCACCGGGCCATCCCCGCCACGACGACGGCGTTCCTCAACATCGGGATCGCCGCCGTCATCATGGTCCTCCTGACGCCCGTCGTCGCGTGGGGACCGGTCGAGTTCAGCTGGCCGGTGCTGCTCAGCCTGCTGGCCCTCGGGATGCTGGGCACCGGCGTCGTCTACATCTGGAACATGAACGTGCTGCGCGCGTGGGGACCGACGGCCACCTCGGGCGTGACCTACGTGACACCCGTCGTCGGCGTCGCACTGGGCATCCTCGTGCTCGGCGAGCACCTCAGCTGGAACGAGCCCGTCGGCGCGCTGATCGTGCTCGCCGGAATCCTGCTCACGCAGCAGCGAGTGCGCATCTTCTCGCGCAGGCAGGCCGAACTGGCCGGTCAGCGCAACGCGTAG
- a CDS encoding LLM class flavin-dependent oxidoreductase: MQYGLFSVSDITRDPVSGHTPSEAERIDAIVKIATHAEEVGLDVFAIGEHHNPPFFSSSPTTLLSHIAALTKTLTVTTSTTLITTNDPVRIAEEYAMLQHLSKGRMDLMLGRGNTGPVYPWFGKDIRQSLPLALENYNLLHRLWREDVVDWEGRFRTPLQGFTSTPRPLDDVPPFVWHGSIRTPEIAEQAAYYGDGFFANNIFWPKEHYQRLIAFYRERFEHYGHGTAKEAIVGLGGQAFIAKNSQDAKDQFRPYFNEAPVYGNGPTMEEFTEATPLTVGSPQEVIDKTLTFREWAGDYQRQLFLMDHAGLPLSTVLKQLDLLGEEVIPVLRKETEARKDPEAPEAPTHASLVAAKYGDAEPRQPRPNANRGDNVTGASPYQDTEEQFQATFPSL; encoded by the coding sequence ATGCAGTACGGACTCTTCTCCGTCAGCGACATCACCCGTGACCCGGTCTCGGGCCACACCCCGAGCGAGGCCGAGCGGATCGACGCGATCGTGAAGATCGCGACCCACGCGGAGGAGGTCGGGCTCGACGTGTTCGCGATCGGCGAGCACCACAACCCGCCGTTCTTCTCCTCGTCGCCCACGACCCTGCTCTCGCACATCGCGGCCCTGACGAAGACCCTGACGGTCACCACCTCCACGACTCTCATCACCACGAACGACCCGGTACGCATCGCCGAGGAGTACGCGATGCTGCAGCACCTGTCGAAGGGCCGCATGGACCTGATGCTCGGCCGTGGCAACACCGGCCCGGTATATCCGTGGTTCGGCAAGGACATCCGCCAGAGCCTGCCCCTCGCGCTCGAGAACTACAACCTCCTGCACCGCCTGTGGCGAGAGGATGTCGTGGACTGGGAGGGACGGTTCCGCACTCCGCTGCAGGGCTTCACCTCCACCCCTCGCCCGCTCGACGACGTGCCGCCGTTCGTCTGGCACGGCAGCATCCGCACCCCCGAGATCGCCGAGCAGGCCGCGTACTACGGCGACGGCTTCTTCGCGAACAACATCTTCTGGCCCAAGGAGCACTACCAGCGGCTGATCGCCTTCTACCGCGAGCGCTTCGAGCACTACGGCCACGGGACCGCGAAGGAGGCGATCGTCGGCCTCGGCGGCCAGGCCTTCATCGCGAAGAACTCGCAGGACGCCAAGGACCAGTTCCGCCCCTACTTCAACGAGGCGCCCGTCTACGGCAACGGCCCGACCATGGAGGAGTTCACCGAGGCGACGCCGCTGACCGTCGGCAGCCCGCAGGAGGTCATCGACAAGACGCTGACCTTCCGCGAGTGGGCGGGCGACTACCAGCGCCAGCTGTTCCTGATGGACCACGCCGGCCTGCCGCTCAGCACCGTGCTCAAGCAGCTCGACCTGCTGGGCGAGGAGGTCATCCCCGTGCTCCGCAAGGAGACCGAGGCCCGCAAGGACCCGGAGGCCCCCGAGGCCCCGACCCACGCCTCCCTGGTCGCCGCGAAGTACGGCGACGCCGAGCCGCGCCAGCCGCGCCCGAACGCGAACCGCGGCGACAACGTGACCGGCGCCTCCCCCTACCAGGACACCGAAGAGCAGTTCCAGGCCACCTTCCCCTCCCTCTGA
- a CDS encoding CE1759 family FMN reductase: MMTNSEQRPFLVVVVNAGVSDPSSTKMLADRLALRVEAAAQRDGRTVETQHLDLRELLPELPAALASGHLGPKFTKAVEALKAADGIIATAPVYKAGPSGLFSSFFQVLDNDLLIAKPVVLGATAGTARHALVVDEQMRSMFAFLRTMTTPTSVFASTEDWQDKSLGKRIDRAARELVVLMESEVEAKITDASWDHYQHEFGSAGGNELGIDLDSDLMKLAAGGSLGAPRS; encoded by the coding sequence ATGATGACGAACAGCGAGCAGCGCCCGTTCCTCGTGGTGGTGGTCAACGCCGGCGTGAGCGACCCGTCGTCCACCAAGATGCTGGCGGACCGGCTGGCCCTGCGGGTGGAGGCCGCCGCCCAGCGCGACGGCCGGACCGTGGAGACGCAGCACCTCGACCTGCGCGAGCTGCTGCCCGAACTGCCGGCGGCACTCGCCTCCGGTCACCTCGGACCGAAGTTCACGAAGGCGGTCGAGGCGCTGAAGGCGGCGGACGGCATCATCGCGACGGCACCCGTCTACAAGGCGGGCCCGAGCGGGCTGTTCAGCTCGTTCTTCCAGGTGCTCGACAACGACCTCCTGATCGCGAAGCCCGTGGTGCTCGGCGCGACCGCCGGCACCGCCCGGCACGCGCTCGTCGTCGACGAGCAGATGCGGTCGATGTTCGCCTTCCTCCGCACGATGACCACGCCCACGTCGGTGTTCGCGTCGACGGAGGACTGGCAGGACAAGTCGCTCGGCAAGCGCATCGACCGGGCCGCGCGTGAGCTGGTCGTGCTCATGGAGAGCGAGGTGGAGGCCAAGATCACCGATGCCTCCTGGGACCACTACCAGCACGAGTTCGGCTCGGCGGGCGGCAACGAGCTCGGGATCGACCTCGACTCCGACCTCATGAAGCTGGCGGCCGGCGGCTCGCTCGGAGCACCCCGCTCCTAG
- a CDS encoding glycosyltransferase family 2 protein, which produces MDVLSVLQWIGVVVCLILALTGFIPVIAAAATFFVIPFHAWFNHYKKAAPFLPRVAIVVPAWNEGAVIGASIDRLMKLDYPKEALRIYVVDDASTDDTPDVVRSREAQYPGNVFLLRRDQGGQGKAHTLNHGISRILDEDWMEALLVMDADVIYLPDSLRRMTRHLADPEVGAVSAYIREGSTQGRNYLTKFIGVEYVLSQPAARRAQNVLGAQACLAGGAQLHSRENLVAIGGRIDTSSLAEDTITTFETQIKGRKVVFEPHAHVLAEEPSRVDALWKQRLRWARGNVTVTARYSKVWFRPSKVHHLGAWTFGIVWFSLWLLPLIMILSAIGLAGLLFLQFPFATGVFRALWISAALAYLFVLILGSQTDSRTSLHALGHVLLFPGIINMLVMVTALFPTLMLVWLPGAFGAKLSDSTVFVLTLLIYIWIPFSMLVAWLARVVEKRRPLRWLAPILIYLAGYGSLLCAITFDSYFKELAGAEARWDKTEKVGRVTV; this is translated from the coding sequence GTGGATGTACTGAGCGTCCTGCAGTGGATCGGCGTCGTCGTCTGCCTGATCCTGGCGCTGACGGGATTCATCCCCGTGATCGCAGCCGCGGCCACGTTCTTCGTCATCCCGTTCCACGCGTGGTTCAACCACTACAAGAAGGCCGCCCCCTTCCTGCCGCGAGTCGCGATCGTCGTGCCGGCCTGGAACGAGGGCGCCGTGATCGGCGCCTCCATCGACCGCCTCATGAAGCTCGACTACCCGAAGGAGGCGCTGCGCATCTACGTGGTCGACGACGCCTCCACCGACGACACCCCCGACGTCGTGCGCAGCCGCGAGGCCCAGTACCCGGGCAACGTGTTCCTGCTCCGGCGCGACCAGGGCGGGCAAGGCAAGGCGCACACGCTCAACCACGGGATCAGCCGCATCCTCGACGAGGACTGGATGGAGGCGCTCCTGGTGATGGACGCCGACGTCATCTACCTCCCCGACTCCCTGCGCCGCATGACCCGGCACCTCGCCGACCCCGAGGTGGGCGCCGTCTCCGCGTACATCCGTGAGGGCAGCACCCAGGGCCGCAACTACCTCACCAAGTTCATCGGCGTCGAATACGTGCTGTCGCAGCCCGCCGCGCGCCGGGCTCAGAACGTGCTCGGCGCCCAGGCGTGCCTCGCGGGCGGCGCGCAGCTGCACTCGCGCGAGAACCTCGTGGCCATCGGCGGCCGCATCGACACCTCCTCACTCGCCGAGGACACCATCACCACGTTCGAGACGCAGATCAAGGGGCGCAAAGTGGTCTTCGAGCCGCACGCGCACGTGCTCGCCGAGGAGCCGAGCCGGGTCGACGCACTGTGGAAGCAGCGCCTGCGCTGGGCGCGTGGCAACGTGACCGTGACCGCCCGCTACTCGAAGGTCTGGTTCCGCCCGTCGAAGGTGCACCACCTCGGCGCCTGGACCTTCGGGATCGTCTGGTTCAGCCTGTGGCTGCTGCCCCTCATCATGATCCTGTCGGCGATCGGACTCGCCGGGCTGCTGTTCCTGCAGTTCCCGTTCGCGACGGGGGTGTTCCGGGCGCTGTGGATCAGCGCCGCGCTCGCGTACCTCTTCGTGCTGATACTCGGATCGCAGACCGACAGCCGCACCTCCCTGCACGCGCTCGGCCATGTCCTCTTGTTCCCGGGGATCATCAACATGCTGGTCATGGTCACCGCTCTGTTCCCGACGCTCATGCTGGTGTGGCTGCCCGGCGCGTTCGGTGCGAAACTGAGCGACTCGACCGTCTTCGTCCTCACCCTCCTGATCTACATCTGGATCCCGTTCTCGATGCTCGTCGCGTGGCTCGCGCGCGTGGTCGAGAAGCGCAGGCCGCTCCGCTGGCTGGCCCCCATCCTCATCTACCTCGCCGGGTACGGCTCGCTGCTGTGCGCCATCACGTTCGACTCCTACTTCAAGGAGCTCGCGGGCGCTGAGGCCCGCTGGGACAAGACGGAGAAGGTCGGCCGCGTCACCGTCTGA
- a CDS encoding organic hydroperoxide resistance protein, which yields MEIAYTAIAHASGGGRDGHVRSEDDLIDLDTRPPRELGGSGEGTNPEQLFAAGFAACFLSALHAVGRAEKQNTTDAGVSASVGIGPNGEGGYGLEVELDVYVPNVSREVAEQLGEKAHHVCPYSNATRGNIPVKITIVD from the coding sequence ATGGAAATCGCATACACCGCCATCGCCCACGCCTCCGGAGGCGGACGCGACGGACACGTCCGCAGCGAGGACGACCTGATCGATCTCGACACCCGCCCGCCGCGCGAGCTCGGCGGCTCCGGCGAGGGCACCAACCCCGAGCAGCTCTTCGCCGCCGGCTTCGCCGCCTGCTTCCTCAGCGCCCTGCACGCCGTCGGCCGCGCCGAGAAGCAGAACACCACCGACGCGGGCGTCTCGGCCAGCGTCGGCATCGGCCCCAACGGGGAGGGCGGTTACGGCCTGGAGGTCGAGCTCGACGTCTACGTGCCGAACGTGAGCCGCGAGGTCGCCGAGCAGCTCGGGGAGAAGGCCCACCACGTGTGCCCGTACTCCAACGCCACCCGTGGCAACATCCCCGTCAAAATCACCATCGTCGACTGA
- a CDS encoding SDR family NAD(P)-dependent oxidoreductase — protein sequence MVWDPTALPDALGRTIVITGGNAGVGYFTGEQLARAGARVVLACRDPERAEAAVSAIRRRVPGSRVEAMPLDLTDRGSIDAAAEQLRERERVDALVLNAGIVHPPRERQTDAVGNELVLSTNVIGHVRLVAGVLPALQRTGGARIVSLGSLATRLGRLRLDDLQLERSYTSWRAYSGSKIAVQVFGFELERRLRASGSDVTSLVVHPGYSTSGRTPGIRGVNQPSRATRFVDNLQAAWTQGKDHGAWAPVRAVLDPQLTGEDYLGPVGRTKGIPTHAHPTRESRSPRVGARLWPLLEQAAGVELGLG from the coding sequence GTGGTGTGGGATCCGACAGCGCTGCCGGACGCCCTCGGCCGCACCATCGTCATCACCGGCGGCAACGCCGGCGTCGGGTACTTCACGGGCGAGCAGCTGGCCAGGGCCGGAGCGCGGGTCGTGCTCGCCTGCCGTGACCCCGAGCGCGCGGAGGCCGCCGTCTCCGCCATCCGGCGCCGCGTGCCGGGCTCCCGCGTGGAGGCCATGCCTCTCGATCTGACCGACCGTGGCTCGATCGACGCGGCCGCCGAGCAGCTGCGCGAGCGGGAGCGGGTGGATGCGCTGGTCCTGAACGCCGGCATCGTGCACCCGCCCCGGGAGCGGCAGACCGATGCGGTCGGCAACGAGCTCGTGCTCTCCACCAACGTGATCGGCCACGTCCGCCTCGTGGCGGGCGTGCTCCCGGCTCTGCAGCGCACGGGCGGAGCGCGCATCGTCTCGCTCGGGTCGCTCGCCACCCGCTTGGGCCGCCTCCGGCTGGACGACCTCCAGCTGGAGCGCTCCTACACTTCGTGGCGGGCGTACTCCGGCTCGAAGATCGCCGTGCAGGTCTTCGGCTTCGAGCTGGAACGGAGGCTGCGGGCATCCGGCAGCGACGTGACCAGCCTGGTCGTGCATCCCGGATACTCGACCTCCGGCCGCACGCCGGGCATCCGCGGGGTCAATCAGCCGAGCCGCGCCACGCGGTTCGTCGACAACCTGCAGGCGGCGTGGACGCAGGGCAAGGATCACGGCGCCTGGGCGCCGGTGCGGGCCGTGCTCGATCCGCAGCTCACCGGCGAGGACTACCTCGGACCGGTCGGCCGTACGAAGGGCATCCCGACCCACGCGCATCCCACGCGCGAATCCCGCTCGCCGCGGGTGGGCGCCCGGCTGTGGCCGCTGCTGGAGCAGGCCGCGGGCGTGGAGCTGGGGCTCGGCTGA
- a CDS encoding chorismate mutase gives MGDTESDAAVERLRSIRQSIDNIDAAVIHMLAERFKFTQQVGALKAEHGLPPADPEREREQIQRLRALAEESHLDPAFAEKFLGFIIAEVIHHHERIATENGR, from the coding sequence ATGGGTGACACAGAGTCCGACGCGGCCGTCGAGCGGCTGCGCAGCATCCGGCAGAGCATCGACAACATCGACGCGGCGGTCATCCACATGCTGGCGGAACGCTTCAAGTTCACCCAGCAGGTCGGCGCGCTGAAGGCCGAGCACGGGCTCCCCCCGGCCGACCCGGAACGTGAGCGCGAGCAGATCCAGAGGCTGCGCGCCCTTGCGGAGGAGAGCCACCTCGACCCGGCGTTCGCGGAGAAGTTCCTGGGCTTCATCATCGCCGAGGTCATCCACCACCACGAGCGCATCGCGACCGAGAACGGCCGCTGA
- a CDS encoding FtsX-like permease family protein, translating to MTTLRLAWLFARRGATDRSTILLPIIAFAVVTALLLIVAGGAQTFLSDPLYLALAVIALALLVVPLIALGGSAARLSARRRDDRLAGLRLLGATTATVAALTVIESTVLAVAGALVGVVLALVTAPLVGLIPFRGEPLGMSVLLAPGWIALVVAGVGVLAALSAVIGLRQVVLSPLGVRTRQDAPRMHWLRAVIAVAVVAAVYAAMSALGALDGMAIIIAVLGAGFGGTIAVLNLVGPWVLRLLATGQARRARTPRRLLAARTVLESPKAAWRQVSGVAMTSFMAVFAGVGVALLGSVGDADPETLQLATDVRTGVLITVIASFLMVACSAGVNQAAAILDRRDLYVSLDRLGMPVSEMNAARGRAVLSPLRITTVGSALVAGVVVFPLAGLSLLIAPASIAVIVGCLAAGFALVWLALLATRPVLTRVLAEPSPSL from the coding sequence ATGACCACCCTCCGCCTCGCGTGGCTGTTCGCTCGCCGCGGGGCCACCGACCGCTCCACCATCCTGCTGCCCATCATCGCCTTCGCCGTGGTGACGGCGTTGCTGCTGATCGTCGCGGGCGGCGCGCAGACCTTCCTGTCCGACCCGCTCTATCTGGCGCTCGCGGTCATCGCGCTCGCCCTGCTGGTCGTCCCGCTGATCGCGCTGGGCGGCTCGGCGGCCCGCCTCTCCGCGCGTCGCCGCGACGACCGCCTCGCCGGCCTCCGCCTGCTCGGCGCGACGACCGCCACCGTCGCGGCGCTGACCGTCATCGAGTCGACCGTCCTCGCCGTGGCCGGTGCGCTCGTCGGCGTGGTGCTCGCGCTGGTCACCGCACCGCTCGTCGGGCTCATCCCGTTCCGGGGCGAGCCGCTCGGGATGTCCGTGCTGCTCGCCCCGGGCTGGATCGCGCTCGTCGTCGCGGGCGTCGGCGTGCTGGCCGCGCTCAGCGCCGTGATCGGCCTGCGGCAGGTCGTGCTCTCGCCCCTCGGCGTGCGCACCCGGCAGGACGCACCGCGCATGCACTGGCTGCGTGCCGTGATCGCGGTCGCCGTCGTCGCTGCGGTGTACGCCGCGATGAGCGCTCTCGGCGCGCTGGACGGCATGGCGATCATCATCGCCGTGCTCGGCGCCGGCTTCGGCGGGACGATCGCGGTGCTCAACCTGGTCGGCCCGTGGGTGCTGCGCCTGCTCGCCACGGGCCAGGCCCGCCGCGCGCGAACCCCGCGCCGCCTCCTCGCCGCCCGCACCGTGCTGGAGTCGCCGAAGGCGGCGTGGCGGCAGGTCTCCGGCGTCGCGATGACGAGCTTCATGGCGGTGTTCGCGGGGGTCGGCGTCGCCCTGCTCGGCTCCGTCGGCGACGCGGATCCCGAGACGCTCCAGCTCGCGACGGATGTGCGCACGGGCGTCCTCATCACGGTGATCGCGTCCTTCCTCATGGTCGCGTGCTCGGCGGGCGTCAACCAGGCGGCGGCCATCCTCGACCGACGGGACCTCTACGTGAGCCTCGACCGGCTCGGGATGCCCGTGAGCGAGATGAACGCCGCCCGCGGCCGCGCGGTGCTGTCGCCGCTGCGCATCACGACGGTGGGCTCCGCGCTCGTCGCCGGGGTCGTGGTCTTCCCGCTCGCCGGCCTCAGCCTGCTCATCGCACCCGCGAGCATCGCGGTGATCGTCGGGTGCCTCGCCGCAGGTTTCGCGCTGGTCTGGCTTGCTCTCCTCGCGACCCGGCCCGTGCTCACCCGGGTGCTCGCCGAGCCGTCGCCGAGTCTCTGA
- a CDS encoding ABC transporter ATP-binding protein: MTASPSASPPASSPALSAAGLTKSYGSAIALAGVDVAIAFGESVAIMGASGSGKTTLLHCLAGIVRPDAGSVVLSTPHGPLQVTGLGDAERSRLRREAFGFVFQQGLLLPELTAIENVALPLMLAGVPRAGAEQNAANWLAALGLAGLEQRRIGQLSGGQAQRVAIARSQVGGAAVVFADEPTGALDSRTSAEVMDALIGSTTGRGRSLVVVTHDDEVAARCSRVLRLADGRIVDEVRTPTEGSR; this comes from the coding sequence ATGACCGCATCGCCCTCTGCCTCCCCTCCTGCCTCCTCGCCCGCGCTCAGCGCCGCGGGCCTCACCAAGTCGTACGGCTCCGCCATCGCGCTCGCCGGAGTCGACGTCGCCATCGCCTTCGGCGAGTCCGTGGCGATCATGGGGGCGTCCGGTTCGGGCAAGACCACCCTGCTGCACTGCCTCGCCGGCATCGTACGGCCGGACGCGGGATCGGTGGTGCTCTCCACCCCGCACGGACCGCTCCAGGTGACGGGCCTGGGCGACGCTGAGCGTTCCCGGCTGCGGCGCGAGGCGTTCGGCTTCGTCTTCCAGCAGGGGCTGCTGCTGCCCGAGCTCACGGCGATCGAGAACGTCGCCCTCCCGCTCATGCTCGCCGGGGTCCCGCGCGCCGGCGCCGAGCAGAACGCCGCGAACTGGCTCGCCGCCCTGGGGCTGGCGGGCCTCGAGCAGCGTCGCATCGGCCAGCTGTCCGGCGGTCAGGCGCAGCGCGTCGCGATCGCGCGCTCCCAGGTGGGCGGTGCCGCTGTCGTGTTCGCCGACGAGCCGACCGGCGCGCTCGACTCCCGCACCTCCGCCGAGGTGATGGATGCGCTCATCGGCTCCACGACCGGCCGGGGGCGCAGCCTCGTCGTCGTCACGCACGACGACGAGGTGGCGGCCCGGTGCTCGCGGGTGCTGCGGCTGGCGGACGGTCGCATCGTCGACGAGGTACGCACACCTACGGAGGGATCCCGATGA
- a CDS encoding GNAT family N-acetyltransferase: MNQSYENTPVDEQSAHEIEDAGLRLALVDTSDADAFDGWIRADFRGFHGGAPSKDVLEESRGHLADRRTTAVYDDDAPTAEPVGTVNSWIAPLTVPGGVRLDSWAISSVTVSPTHRRRGIARALLGGELRTAHRLGVPLAILTVSESVIYGRWGFGPATFSAEWRVDTKRVRWAGGATGGRLSFTEPDAYRETGLAVLDAAMAARPGEIGLSPYLAERLIGPLKGSDHPDRFRLVRYDSPSGDPEGFVSFALKAHDDFVRHTVEVNHLAATTDAALTALWRFLLEMDLVSEVRAWTRGVDEPLPALVSDLRGAAVASVQDHLWVRILDVPAALTARRYERDGELVLDATDDLGFAAGRYRLTVTDGAATVSETSDAPDVTLPVASLGSVYLGHDFARALAVAGRIEGDVAALDALFRTAVPPRLSTWF, translated from the coding sequence GTGAACCAGAGCTATGAGAACACGCCCGTCGACGAGCAGTCCGCCCACGAGATCGAGGATGCCGGTCTGCGCCTGGCGCTCGTCGACACCTCCGACGCCGACGCGTTCGACGGATGGATCCGTGCCGACTTCCGCGGCTTCCACGGCGGCGCGCCCTCGAAGGACGTGCTGGAGGAGTCGCGCGGGCACCTGGCCGACCGGCGCACCACCGCGGTGTACGACGACGACGCTCCGACGGCCGAGCCCGTCGGGACCGTGAACTCGTGGATCGCCCCGCTGACCGTGCCCGGCGGCGTGCGCCTCGACAGCTGGGCCATCAGCTCGGTGACGGTCTCGCCCACTCACCGGCGCCGTGGCATCGCCCGCGCCCTGCTCGGCGGCGAGCTGCGCACCGCGCACCGTCTCGGCGTCCCGCTCGCGATCCTCACCGTCTCGGAGTCGGTGATCTACGGCCGCTGGGGTTTCGGCCCGGCCACCTTCTCCGCCGAGTGGCGCGTCGACACCAAGCGCGTGCGCTGGGCGGGCGGCGCGACCGGCGGACGCCTCTCGTTCACCGAGCCCGACGCGTACCGCGAAACCGGTCTCGCCGTCCTCGACGCCGCGATGGCCGCGCGCCCCGGCGAGATCGGCCTCTCGCCGTACCTGGCCGAGCGTCTGATCGGCCCGCTGAAGGGCAGCGACCACCCCGACCGCTTCCGCCTCGTCCGCTACGACTCCCCGTCGGGAGACCCGGAGGGCTTCGTCAGCTTCGCGCTGAAGGCGCACGACGACTTCGTGCGGCACACCGTGGAGGTCAACCACCTCGCAGCGACGACCGACGCGGCTCTCACGGCGCTGTGGCGGTTCCTGCTCGAGATGGACCTCGTCTCGGAGGTCCGCGCCTGGACACGAGGTGTCGACGAGCCCCTGCCCGCCCTCGTGTCCGATCTGCGCGGCGCGGCGGTCGCCAGCGTGCAGGACCACCTCTGGGTGCGCATCCTCGACGTCCCCGCCGCTCTGACCGCCCGCCGGTACGAGCGCGACGGCGAACTGGTGCTCGACGCGACGGATGACCTCGGTTTCGCCGCCGGCCGCTACCGTCTCACGGTGACGGACGGCGCCGCGACCGTCAGCGAGACCAGCGACGCCCCCGACGTCACCCTGCCGGTGGCCTCCCTCGGCAGCGTGTACCTCGGGCACGATTTCGCCCGCGCGCTCGCCGTCGCCGGCCGCATCGAGGGCGACGTCGCCGCGCTGGACGCGCTGTTCCGCACGGCGGTGCCGCCGCGCCTCAGCACCTGGTTCTGA
- a CDS encoding adenylosuccinate synthase, giving the protein MPAIVIIGAQWGDEGKGKATDLLGSRIDYVVKFNGGNNAGHTVVVGNEKYALHLLPSGILTEGVTPVIANGVVVDIEVLFEELDGLIARGVDVSRLKVSSNAHVITQYHRTIDKVTERFLGKRQIGTTGRGIGPTYADKINRVGIRIQDLFDENILRQKVEGALDQKNHLLVKVYNRRAISVDEIVEQLLSYAERLRPMVVDSSLLLHRALEDGKYVLFEGGQATMLDVDHGTYPFVTSSSSTSGGAAIGSGIGPNRIDRVIGIVKAYTTRVGAGPFPTELFDEWGEFLRERGFEFGTTTGRPRRTGWYDAPVARYTARINGVTDFVLTKLDTLTGIERIPVCVAYDVDGVRVDEVPASQSDFHHATPIYEEFPGWTEDISGARTFEDLPKNAQDYVLALEKMSGARISAIGVGPARDEIVVRHDLID; this is encoded by the coding sequence GTGCCCGCGATCGTGATCATCGGCGCCCAGTGGGGCGACGAAGGCAAAGGCAAAGCGACCGACCTCCTCGGCAGCCGCATCGACTACGTGGTCAAGTTCAACGGCGGCAACAACGCCGGGCACACGGTCGTCGTCGGGAACGAGAAGTACGCGCTTCACCTGCTGCCGTCGGGGATCCTGACCGAGGGTGTCACCCCGGTCATCGCCAACGGTGTGGTGGTCGACATCGAAGTGCTCTTCGAGGAGCTTGACGGGCTGATCGCCCGCGGGGTCGACGTGTCGCGGCTCAAGGTGTCCTCCAATGCCCACGTGATCACGCAGTACCACCGCACCATCGACAAGGTGACCGAGCGCTTCCTCGGCAAGCGCCAGATCGGCACGACGGGTCGCGGCATCGGACCGACCTACGCCGACAAGATCAACCGTGTCGGCATCCGCATCCAGGACCTCTTCGACGAGAACATCCTGCGCCAGAAGGTCGAGGGCGCCCTCGACCAGAAGAACCACCTGCTGGTGAAGGTGTACAACCGTCGCGCGATCTCGGTGGACGAGATCGTGGAGCAGCTGCTGAGCTACGCCGAGCGCCTGCGCCCGATGGTCGTGGACTCCTCCCTCCTGCTGCACCGCGCGCTGGAGGACGGCAAATACGTGCTCTTCGAGGGCGGCCAGGCCACCATGCTCGACGTCGACCACGGAACCTACCCGTTCGTCACCTCCTCCAGTTCGACCTCGGGAGGCGCGGCCATCGGCTCCGGCATCGGCCCGAACCGCATCGACCGCGTCATCGGCATCGTCAAGGCGTACACGACCCGGGTCGGTGCGGGTCCGTTCCCGACCGAGCTGTTCGACGAGTGGGGCGAGTTCCTGCGCGAGCGCGGATTCGAGTTCGGCACCACGACCGGCCGCCCGCGCCGCACCGGCTGGTACGACGCGCCCGTCGCGCGCTACACCGCCCGCATCAACGGTGTGACGGATTTCGTTCTGACAAAGCTCGATACGCTCACCGGCATCGAGCGCATCCCGGTCTGCGTCGCTTACGACGTCGACGGAGTGCGCGTGGACGAGGTCCCCGCGTCGCAGAGCGACTTCCACCACGCCACCCCGATCTACGAGGAGTTCCCGGGCTGGACCGAGGACATCAGCGGTGCCCGCACCTTCGAGGATCTGCCCAAGAACGCCCAGGACTACGTCCTCGCGCTCGAGAAGATGTCCGGCGCCCGCATCTCGGCGATCGGCGTCGGCCCGGCGCGCGACGAGATCGTCGTCCGCCACGACCTGATCGACTGA